A stretch of the Sphingomonas sp. CL5.1 genome encodes the following:
- a CDS encoding AAA-associated domain-containing protein has protein sequence MATLARLPAAAPLVTVAGVRHHYGKGAGDLLVLDNVDLALNEGEVVGLLGRSGSGKSTLLRSIAGLIAPSEGEIRFEPQVDGSEPTVSMVFQTFALFPWLTVLQNVELGLEAQRVPAEERRTRALAAIDLIGLDGFENAFPKELSGGMRQRVGLARAIVVNPSLLLMDEPFSALDVLTAETLRTDLLDLWSEGRMPIKSILIVTHNIEEAVLMCDRILVFASNPGRIAAEIRVDLPQPRDRLDPAFRALVEDIYARMTARPAPARDGHFPGTGISMALPVVSTNALAGLIEEVDATPFDGRAAMADLADQLQLEIDDLFPMAETLQLMRFADLSGGDLLLTPSARRYAQADVDGRKAIFAQALIQHVPLAQHIRRVLDERPSHTAPARRFRDELEDHMSPDYADETLRSVTHWCRYAELFAYDEDADEFSLDNPI, from the coding sequence ATGGCCACCCTCGCCCGCCTTCCCGCCGCCGCCCCGCTCGTCACCGTCGCGGGCGTGCGCCACCATTACGGCAAGGGCGCCGGCGACCTGCTGGTGCTCGACAACGTGGACCTCGCGCTCAACGAGGGCGAAGTGGTCGGGCTGCTCGGCCGCTCCGGCTCGGGCAAGTCGACGCTGCTACGCTCGATCGCCGGGCTGATCGCGCCGAGCGAGGGCGAGATCCGCTTCGAGCCGCAAGTCGACGGCAGCGAGCCGACCGTCAGCATGGTGTTCCAGACCTTCGCGCTGTTCCCGTGGCTCACCGTGCTCCAGAACGTCGAGCTTGGGCTGGAGGCGCAACGCGTCCCCGCCGAGGAGCGCCGCACCCGCGCGCTGGCGGCGATCGACCTGATCGGCCTCGACGGCTTCGAGAACGCCTTCCCCAAGGAGCTGTCCGGCGGGATGCGCCAGCGCGTCGGACTCGCCCGCGCGATCGTGGTCAATCCCTCACTGCTGCTGATGGACGAGCCGTTCTCAGCGCTCGACGTGCTGACGGCGGAGACGCTGCGCACCGACCTGCTCGACCTGTGGTCGGAAGGGCGGATGCCGATCAAGTCGATCCTGATCGTCACCCACAATATCGAGGAAGCGGTGCTGATGTGCGACCGCATCCTCGTCTTCGCTTCCAATCCGGGACGCATCGCCGCCGAGATCAGGGTGGACCTGCCGCAGCCGCGCGACCGGCTCGATCCGGCATTCCGCGCCCTGGTGGAGGACATCTACGCTCGCATGACCGCGCGCCCGGCCCCCGCGCGCGACGGTCATTTCCCCGGCACGGGCATCTCGATGGCGCTGCCGGTCGTCTCGACCAATGCGCTCGCCGGGCTGATCGAGGAGGTGGACGCCACGCCGTTCGACGGACGCGCGGCGATGGCCGATCTCGCCGACCAGCTCCAGCTGGAGATCGACGACCTGTTCCCGATGGCCGAAACGCTGCAACTGATGCGCTTCGCCGACCTTTCCGGCGGCGACCTTCTGCTCACGCCGTCCGCACGGCGTTACGCGCAGGCCGATGTCGACGGGCGCAAGGCGATCTTCGCGCAGGCGCTGATCCAGCACGTTCCGCTCGCCCAGCATATCCGCCGCGTCCTCGACGAACGGCCGAGCCACACCGCCCCCGCGCGCCGTTTCCGCGACGAGCTGGAGGATCATATGTCCCCCGATTATGCCGACGAGACGCTGCGTTCGGTGACGCACTGGTGCCGCTATGCCGAGCTGTTCGCCTATGACGAGGATGCCGACGAGTTCAGCCTCGACAATCCGATCTGA